The Insulibacter thermoxylanivorax sequence TCGCCAGTAGGCATGATATCATAACCGTCAGCTTTGTCCGAATCATACAAGTTCGCATCGAGCGACATGTTTTTCTTGCGCTTTCGCTTACGAAGATGATCGATACATAGATTCGTCCCGATTCGATAGATCCACGTTGAGAATTTCTGAGAAGGGTCGAAGCCGTTTAGATTCGTATAGACTCTTAGGAAGGTTTCTTGCACGATATCTTCGGCTTCATGTGTGTTCCCCAGCATTCTGTAAGCGAGGTGGTATATTTTGTTCTGGTACAGATCGACCAACTCCCGAAAGGCGAGGCGATCCCCGTTTCGAGCAAGTTGAGTCAATTTTATCTCATATAACTCCATCTATGCACCTCCATTCTAGGGGTACAACATTCATTATGTAAAAAAGACTCCTTCGCCTCATAAGGGACGAAAGAGTCCGTGGTACCACCCTTGTTACAGCCTGCCATATTACTCCTCTGCAGATCCTGAAACTCCAGAATCCAGCGGAGCGCATGAAGCGGCTGTCGCTCTATGGAAGTTAACGGTTCCCGCCGGTACGCCCTACTTGCGTGTCGCCAATGTCTAAACTGCCGCAGAAAACGGCTCGCTCGACTCCAAGCGTACGTTTCAGGGGACTGCTCCGGAGCGAACTTCGGCAACCTCGCATCCCGGCGGCGCTCTCAATCGGTGGCGCCGCTCCCTGTTGGCCAAGCTTTGCCTACTCTTCTCCATCACAGCAATTGATCACAGTAAAACTAAGATTATCCGTACTATAACACGTTCAATCTGGAAATGCAACGGCCTGGAGACACACGATGCGTTGATTGTTATGATATCAACTCGCACTAATCAGGAAGAAGGAATAATGCGTGAGCTTCCCATCTTCAAAGAATATCCTTAATGATGGGAGAACTTTCTCTGTGAGCAATGTGATCTCCTTCCGATTCTCGTAAGTCGTAACATAAGCAGAAAGAGCCTTCGTTTCTTCTTCAGCATCCGGATCAAAGTTCCCATACAGCGTCCCGAAAGGGTTAATTTCCCAATCGACTTCCTGCGGAAATAACGCCAATACATCTTCGAATGCATCTCCAACCTTGATCCCTCGCGGACCCGGGATATCCCCGTAGACATCAACAATAGCAGGTGTTGGCGCGTCATAAAAATCAAAGTACACGTACCTGATCCGACCATCCGAATAAGTCGTCTCACCGCCAGGCCCATTGACCTGTTTCTCAAAACCATGCTCTTCCATCTGTTCTTTCGTCCAATCCGCTCGTAATTGTTCAAAATTGAGGATTTCTTTCGCGGTGAAAACTGTGGGATTCGCATTATCTAGATCTGGGGTAACTTCATCGGTTATTGAGTCCGTATCACCCTCGTCTTTTTTTTGCTCATCCCCCAATTGTGAAGATGGATTGGATTCTGGACCAGACTCGGTCTGTGATGGCTGACTCAATTCTGAGCAGGCGCAAAAAATAAGTACCATTAAAAGCAATATTAAATATAACTTATGCAACTTTTCACCTCCGGGTTAATTATCCACAGTTGTGGTTCCGTCTATATATGATAAGGAACTTAACCCATAATCAAAAACTCGACTTACCAAAATAATAACGGCAACCATAATAATTCTGATAATTCAACGATTATTACACATGAAACATCTATTTACTAATAGTATCAATGTTCATTAGAGTTAATATGTTACTGTGTTTGAAAAGTATGCATAAGGGTAGGAATTGGAATTAGGATTGCTTGACGGTCTGTAATATTTTGCTGGTGCCCATACATACGGATATGAAATACTTAAGTTCCGAGTTATCCTTGCCATCCATTGGATGTTAGTTCCTGATGGAACCACATTTTCAAAATTAAAAGTGTATTCATAAGTTGAGCCATTCCTCTGCATCGAACCACCTTGAATCCAAGCAGTACTTCCTACAATTCTATAATAGAGTATGACAGATTGGGGTAATTCTGTATGTGTGTTTCCTGCTCCACTAAAAACTATGGTGAGCCTTGCGATTTTATTGCTATTCCATTGTGCTTGGCTAAAGGTATCAAGATTCCTGCCGTAGTTCCATGAAGAAGCATGTCTATACAAAGTTTCAGTACGATAAGATTTTCGTCCACTCGTACTATTCTGATCATATGCTCCAAAATGAAGGTGTTCACCGCCAGTTGAACCAGTTGACCCAGCAGTGCCAATTCTATCTCCTTCTTCATAATCACCGTTCGGATATCCTGTTGTATTTACAACCATATGTTCATAATGACAATATACATCATTCGCAGTTTTTAATGATACTGTGTTATATCTATCCCCAAGATTTGTCAAGTATCCATCCGCTACAGCAACTACTCTTTTTGATGTTTGAACACTTAAATCAACGCCTACATGCGGCGATGTTCCGTTTACATTCCTCACCTCATTCCATTTACTAGTCACTGTAGGCCATAGTTGATTTCCATTTGAATCAGCTATTGGACTAATCCATCTTGTTGTTGAATCGATTACCCCTCTAAATACTTCACTATATTCTGAATATGCTGCATTTGCAGGTT is a genomic window containing:
- a CDS encoding sigma-70 family RNA polymerase sigma factor, whose protein sequence is MELYEIKLTQLARNGDRLAFRELVDLYQNKIYHLAYRMLGNTHEAEDIVQETFLRVYTNLNGFDPSQKFSTWIYRIGTNLCIDHLRKRKRKKNMSLDANLYDSDKADGYDIMPTG
- a CDS encoding M23 family metallopeptidase, with product MRKFQIRALLFLSGVMWFSMIQPANAAYSEYSEVFRGVIDSTTRWISPIADSNGNQLWPTVTSKWNEVRNVNGTSPHVGVDLSVQTSKRVVAVADGYLTNLGDRYNTVSLKTANDVYCHYEHMVVNTTGYPNGDYEEGDRIGTAGSTGSTGGEHLHFGAYDQNSTSGRKSYRTETLYRHASSWNYGRNLDTFSQAQWNSNKIARLTIVFSGAGNTHTELPQSVILYYRIVGSTAWIQGGSMQRNGSTYEYTFNFENVVPSGTNIQWMARITRNLSISYPYVWAPAKYYRPSSNPNSNSYPYAYFSNTVTY